The following are encoded in a window of Chitinophagaceae bacterium genomic DNA:
- a CDS encoding T9SS type A sorting domain-containing protein, protein MLTRITRFFSLLFLSGNIYSQQLARATDVQMVTEAGTKIVMTGGITFKGTSNWVNNGETHIYKTTVSSPEGWLDSTSAPNGVLSATSTGNVFFRGNQRQSFYGKTRFYDLTIRNTAGDTLLSSCEVRNILNLDTGFVFTRTGYGNDSLWVSNPAINAIASTSNFTESWVNGRLSRSGNVIGSLPTFYLFPVGKTDSLYAPVRLEKGTANLAVWTVEYFPDTPFNHLNVLSPPIDHISRVEYWEMTGNAVSDASARVSLSWRGYSRVSNDPAVRDSLIVTQYILQPPFMWGLPGGWVTGMTTGADSLAGYVRSNAFNGFSYDERRFTLGTNSKYNGLPVKLIYFNAIADGNKVRLDWEAANEQDTRTYEIERSLNAINFTQLATVSSRQLALSAYTGYDLNPVMGWNYYRLKIIDRSGSYFYSPVRPVRFDKGLEQVRLFPNPASDVLNIQLPSSYVNESIINIYGVDGKFMVSRKPSANIVVLNVLPLPSGTYIIQITKTNGTKETYRFVKQ, encoded by the coding sequence ATGCTAACGAGAATAACCAGGTTTTTCAGTTTGCTTTTTCTTTCCGGCAATATCTACAGCCAGCAACTGGCCCGTGCCACCGATGTGCAGATGGTGACTGAAGCCGGTACCAAAATAGTAATGACCGGCGGGATCACGTTCAAAGGCACCAGCAACTGGGTGAACAACGGGGAGACCCATATATACAAGACCACGGTCTCTTCTCCCGAAGGCTGGCTTGATTCCACCTCCGCCCCCAATGGGGTATTGAGTGCCACCAGTACCGGTAATGTTTTTTTCCGCGGCAACCAGCGCCAGAGTTTCTATGGCAAGACAAGATTTTATGACCTGACCATCCGCAATACCGCAGGCGATACATTGCTGTCTTCCTGTGAAGTAAGAAATATCCTGAATCTGGATACAGGTTTTGTGTTCACAAGAACCGGTTATGGTAACGACAGCCTCTGGGTCTCCAACCCGGCCATCAACGCCATCGCTTCCACCAGCAACTTTACCGAGAGTTGGGTGAACGGCAGGCTGAGCAGGTCGGGTAATGTGATCGGCAGCTTACCTACTTTTTATTTATTCCCGGTTGGAAAAACAGATAGTTTATATGCACCCGTGCGGCTGGAGAAAGGAACTGCCAATTTAGCCGTGTGGACGGTTGAATATTTTCCCGATACCCCGTTCAACCACCTGAATGTACTCAGTCCCCCGATCGATCATATCAGCCGGGTGGAATACTGGGAGATGACCGGCAATGCAGTTTCGGATGCCAGTGCAAGGGTAAGTTTATCGTGGAGGGGATACAGCCGGGTAAGCAATGATCCTGCTGTAAGAGATAGTTTGATCGTTACACAGTATATCTTACAGCCCCCCTTCATGTGGGGTTTGCCCGGTGGCTGGGTCACCGGCATGACTACGGGTGCAGACAGCCTTGCAGGATATGTAAGGTCAAATGCGTTCAATGGTTTCAGCTATGATGAAAGAAGGTTCACCCTGGGTACCAACAGCAAATACAATGGTCTGCCGGTGAAACTCATTTATTTCAACGCCATTGCCGATGGCAATAAAGTAAGGCTCGACTGGGAAGCTGCCAATGAACAGGATACCCGGACCTATGAAATTGAAAGATCACTCAATGCCATCAACTTCACACAACTGGCAACGGTCAGTTCAAGGCAACTTGCTCTTTCTGCATACACCGGTTACGATCTCAATCCTGTTATGGGATGGAACTATTACCGGTTGAAGATCATCGACAGGTCGGGCAGTTATTTCTATTCACCCGTTCGCCCGGTCAGGTTTGATAAGGGACTTGAGCAGGTCAGGCTGTTCCCCAACCCGGCCAGCGATGTGCTGAACATCCAGTTACCCTCTTCGTATGTGAATGAAAGCATCATCAATATCTACGGTGTGGATGGTAAATTTATGGTCAGCCGGAAACCATCGGCCAATATCGTTGTGCTGAATGTGCTGCCGCTGCCTTCGGGAACATATATCATCCAGATAACAAAGACCAACGGAACCAAAGAGACTTACCGTTTTGTAAAACAATAA